Proteins encoded within one genomic window of Helicobacter sp. 'house sparrow 1':
- the typA gene encoding translational GTPase TypA encodes MQQIRNIAVIAHVDHGKTTLVDGLLTQSGTFGDRDQVDERVMDSNDLERERGITILSKNTAINYKGTKINIIDTPGHADFGGEVERVLKMVDGVLLLVDAQEGVMPQTKFVVKKALSFGIRPIVVVNKIDKPAAEPDRVVDEVFDLFVAMGASDEQLDFPVIYAAARDGYAIKNLEDEKKNLEPLFEAILEYVPVPSGSVDSALQMQIFTLDYDNYVGKIGIARVFNGKVKKGETVLLAKSDGKKETGRITKLIGFLGLARTEIESAQAGDIVAIAGFNAIDVGDSIVDPNNPMPLDPMHLEEPTMSVYFAVNDSPLAGLEGKHVTANKIKDRLLKEMQTNIAMRCEEMGEGKFRVSGRGELQITILAENLRREGFEFSISRPEVIIKEENGVKMEPFEHLVIDTPQDFSGTIIERLGRRKAEMKAMNPMGEGYTRLEFEIPARGLIGYRSEFLTDTKGEGVMNHSFLDFRPFSGSVESRKNGALVSMENGDATAFSLFNIQERGVLFIQPQTKVYIGMVIGEHSRDNDLDVNPIKSKHLTNMRASGSDDAIKLVPPRELTLERALEWIEDDEILEVTPLNIRVRKKYLDPNERRRMARK; translated from the coding sequence ATGCAACAAATTAGAAATATAGCTGTGATTGCACACGTAGATCACGGGAAAACTACATTGGTAGATGGACTTTTAACACAATCTGGAACCTTTGGTGATAGAGATCAGGTAGATGAAAGAGTGATGGATAGTAATGATTTAGAAAGAGAAAGAGGTATCACAATTCTTTCTAAAAATACAGCAATTAATTATAAGGGAACTAAGATAAACATCATTGATACTCCTGGACACGCAGACTTTGGTGGAGAGGTTGAGCGTGTTTTGAAAATGGTTGATGGAGTCTTATTGCTTGTGGATGCCCAAGAAGGAGTGATGCCTCAAACAAAGTTTGTTGTAAAGAAGGCATTAAGTTTTGGAATCCGTCCTATTGTTGTTGTAAATAAAATTGATAAACCTGCAGCAGAACCTGATAGGGTTGTAGATGAAGTTTTTGATTTATTTGTTGCAATGGGGGCAAGTGATGAACAACTTGATTTTCCTGTTATCTATGCAGCAGCAAGAGATGGTTATGCAATCAAAAACCTAGAGGATGAAAAGAAAAATTTAGAACCCTTATTTGAGGCGATATTAGAGTATGTTCCTGTTCCAAGTGGAAGCGTAGATTCTGCATTGCAAATGCAAATTTTTACATTAGATTATGACAACTATGTAGGAAAAATTGGTATTGCGCGTGTATTTAATGGAAAGGTAAAAAAAGGTGAGACTGTATTGCTTGCAAAGAGTGATGGCAAAAAAGAAACAGGGAGAATCACAAAGCTTATTGGATTTTTAGGGCTTGCAAGAACAGAGATTGAAAGTGCTCAAGCGGGAGATATTGTAGCAATTGCTGGTTTTAATGCAATTGATGTTGGGGATTCTATTGTTGATCCAAATAATCCAATGCCATTAGATCCAATGCATCTAGAAGAACCTACAATGAGTGTTTATTTTGCTGTAAATGATTCTCCTTTGGCAGGATTAGAGGGCAAGCATGTTACTGCTAATAAAATAAAAGATCGCCTACTTAAAGAAATGCAAACAAATATTGCGATGAGATGTGAGGAAATGGGGGAAGGTAAATTCAGGGTTAGTGGTAGAGGTGAGCTACAAATTACTATTTTGGCAGAAAATTTAAGAAGAGAGGGCTTTGAGTTTTCTATATCAAGACCAGAGGTAATTATAAAAGAGGAAAATGGCGTAAAAATGGAGCCATTTGAGCATTTGGTGATTGATACCCCGCAAGATTTTAGTGGCACAATTATTGAGCGACTTGGGCGTAGAAAAGCAGAGATGAAAGCAATGAATCCTATGGGTGAGGGATATACAAGACTTGAGTTTGAAATACCTGCTAGGGGATTAATTGGATATCGCAGTGAATTTTTGACAGACACAAAGGGAGAGGGGGTTATGAATCACTCTTTCTTGGATTTTAGACCTTTTAGTGGAAGTGTAGAATCTAGAAAAAATGGTGCTTTGGTTTCAATGGAAAATGGTGATGCTACAGCATTCTCTCTCTTTAATATCCAAGAGAGAGGAGTATTATTTATCCAGCCTCAAACAAAGGTTTATATTGGTATGGTGATAGGGGAGCATAGTCGTGATAATGATTTAGATGTAAATCCTATTAAATCAAAGCATCTTACAAATATGCGTGCAAGTGGAAGCGATGATGCAATTAAGCTTGTTCCACCAAGAGAATTAACACTAGAGAGAGCTTTGGAGTGGATTGAAGATGATGAGATTTTAGAGGTTACACCTTTAAATATTAGAGTGAGAAAAAAATATTTAGATCCTAATGAAAGAAGAAGGATGGCTAGAAAGTGA
- a CDS encoding ribonucleoside-diphosphate reductase subunit alpha, giving the protein MITVVKRSGRIEPLDITKIHKYTSSAVKGLSGVSQSELEVGGRLYFKDGITTEAIQQTLIKTAVDKIDVDSPNWTFVAARLFLYDLYHKVSGFTGYKHLREYFERGEQEGKIVKGLKEKFDLEFLNSKIDVERDLQFNYLGVKTLFDRYLLKDGKNKPIELPQHMFMAIAMFLAQNEKDCNEWAVKFYDVISKFEVITATPTLANGRTPRHQLSSCYIGSTPDNIEGIFDAYKEMALLSKYGGGIGWDFSKVRGLGSFIDGHKNAAGGVVPFLKITNDVAIAVDQLGTRKGAIATYLEIWHTDVQEFIELRKNSGEERRRTHDLFPALWICDLFMKRIEEDALWTLFDPYQCKELTELYGEDFEKRYLELEADENILKEQVSAKELWKRILTNYFETGLPFLCFKDNANRANPNKHCGIIRSSNLCTEIFQNTQPNHYLVEIEYEDGSKEIFEEEEIVVTDAGIEKKANKVTSLDTLKGKKVYISQRIKRDGNTAVCNLASINLSKINTKEDIERVVPIAMRMLDNVIELNFYPNRKVKATNLENRAVGLGLMGEAEMLATNQIHWGSDEHFKKIDEIMESISYNAILASSNLAVEKGKYPQFDGSNWSKGIFPIDVANKEAIKLVDRGGLFGTEYDWNSLREKVKRDGIRNGYLMAIAPTSSISILVGTTQTIEPVYKRKWYEENLSGLVPVVVPNLNLDTWHFYTPAYELDQKLIIKAAAVRQKWVDQGQSTNIFIKLDGNASIKALHEIYMLAWKLGLKSTYYLRSESPETKEDIADRTIECESCQ; this is encoded by the coding sequence ATGATCACAGTTGTTAAGAGAAGTGGAAGAATTGAGCCTTTAGATATCACAAAAATACATAAATATACTTCTAGTGCTGTCAAGGGGCTTTCTGGGGTAAGCCAGAGTGAGCTTGAAGTTGGAGGCAGGTTATATTTTAAAGATGGGATTACTACAGAAGCAATCCAGCAAACCTTAATTAAAACAGCTGTAGATAAAATTGATGTTGATTCTCCTAATTGGACCTTTGTTGCTGCAAGATTATTTTTATATGACCTTTACCATAAGGTAAGTGGTTTTACAGGCTATAAACATTTAAGAGAATATTTTGAGAGAGGTGAGCAGGAAGGAAAAATAGTTAAGGGTTTAAAAGAGAAATTTGATTTAGAATTTTTGAATTCTAAGATTGATGTTGAGAGGGATTTGCAATTTAACTATTTGGGAGTAAAAACCCTTTTTGATCGTTATTTGCTTAAGGATGGAAAAAATAAACCCATTGAATTACCACAGCATATGTTTATGGCAATAGCGATGTTTTTAGCACAAAATGAAAAAGATTGTAATGAGTGGGCAGTAAAATTTTATGATGTGATTTCAAAGTTTGAAGTAATCACAGCAACACCAACTTTAGCAAATGGTAGAACTCCCAGACATCAATTAAGTTCTTGTTATATTGGTAGCACCCCAGATAATATTGAGGGAATTTTTGATGCTTATAAAGAGATGGCATTACTCTCTAAATATGGTGGTGGTATTGGTTGGGATTTTTCTAAAGTAAGAGGTTTGGGTAGCTTTATAGATGGACATAAAAATGCTGCAGGAGGGGTTGTTCCTTTCTTGAAAATTACAAATGATGTGGCTATTGCTGTAGATCAACTTGGAACCAGAAAAGGTGCAATTGCTACCTACTTGGAGATTTGGCATACAGATGTTCAAGAATTTATTGAATTGAGAAAAAATAGTGGAGAAGAAAGAAGAAGAACGCATGACCTTTTTCCTGCTTTGTGGATTTGTGATTTATTTATGAAGAGGATTGAGGAAGATGCACTTTGGACATTATTTGATCCTTATCAATGTAAAGAACTTACAGAGTTATATGGCGAAGATTTTGAAAAAAGATATTTGGAATTGGAAGCAGATGAAAATATTTTAAAAGAGCAGGTTAGTGCAAAAGAGTTATGGAAAAGAATACTAACAAATTATTTTGAAACAGGGTTGCCATTTTTATGTTTCAAAGATAATGCAAATCGAGCAAATCCAAATAAACATTGTGGAATTATAAGAAGCTCAAATCTTTGCACAGAGATTTTCCAGAATACACAACCAAATCATTATTTAGTTGAGATTGAATATGAAGATGGAAGCAAAGAAATCTTTGAAGAAGAAGAGATTGTTGTTACAGATGCAGGCATTGAGAAGAAGGCAAATAAGGTTACAAGCCTAGATACTTTAAAGGGAAAAAAGGTTTATATCTCTCAACGCATCAAAAGAGATGGTAATACAGCAGTATGTAATCTTGCAAGCATCAATCTTAGTAAGATTAATACAAAAGAAGATATTGAAAGAGTAGTGCCAATTGCAATGCGTATGCTTGATAATGTCATAGAGTTAAATTTCTATCCAAATAGAAAGGTTAAAGCGACAAATTTAGAAAATCGTGCTGTGGGTCTTGGTCTAATGGGAGAAGCTGAAATGCTTGCTACAAACCAGATTCACTGGGGGAGTGATGAACATTTCAAAAAAATTGATGAGATTATGGAATCTATTAGTTATAACGCAATTTTAGCAAGCTCAAATCTTGCGGTAGAAAAAGGCAAATATCCACAGTTTGATGGGTCAAACTGGAGTAAGGGGATTTTTCCTATTGATGTTGCAAATAAGGAGGCAATTAAACTTGTAGATAGAGGCGGATTATTTGGAACAGAATATGATTGGAATAGTTTGAGAGAAAAGGTTAAAAGAGATGGTATTAGAAATGGTTATTTAATGGCTATCGCACCAACAAGCTCTATTTCTATACTTGTTGGAACAACACAGACTATTGAACCTGTTTATAAGCGTAAATGGTATGAAGAGAATCTTAGTGGGCTGGTTCCTGTGGTAGTTCCAAATTTAAATCTTGATACTTGGCATTTCTACACCCCTGCTTATGAATTGGATCAAAAATTAATCATTAAAGCTGCTGCTGTGCGTCAAAAATGGGTAGATCAAGGACAAAGTACTAATATTTTTATTAAGCTTGATGGGAATGCAAGTATAAAGGCTTTGCATGAAATTTATATGTTAGCGTGGAAATTGGGCTTAAAATCTACTTATTATTTAAGAAGTGAAAGTCCAGAGACAAAAGAGGATATAGCAGATAGAACTATAGAATGTGAGAGTTGTCAATAA
- a CDS encoding chemotaxis protein CheW: MINELQEMPHTRNEAQFLCFLLDDASDAQIYAINVFKIREVISHKGDFTRTIDGDNGIVLGTLLVRDEVIPLIDVKRWLHFNPRVVDRNLSEYTLEDEKSLVIICDFSRCTIGLQVMQVKHIIQRSWEKIQAGVDHGLKEDSKIIATTRYEDDSLVQILDIERMLQEAFPVISDKSNLDLDSLGEIKSNQVVLIAEDSRSALKSLEAVIKKLGLKYLSFPDGKELLMYLEHLDDIGNIGAIVTDLEMPNLSGFELLKQIKASDKIRHLPVLINSSMQNEANFETAMKFGADGFVVKTQPKEIEKNLRKILIKE, translated from the coding sequence ATGATAAATGAATTGCAAGAAATGCCCCATACAAGAAACGAGGCGCAGTTTTTGTGCTTTTTATTGGATGATGCATCCGATGCACAAATTTATGCAATTAATGTTTTTAAGATTAGAGAAGTTATTTCCCATAAGGGAGATTTTACGCGGACAATTGATGGGGATAATGGGATTGTTTTAGGGACATTGCTTGTAAGAGATGAGGTAATTCCTTTGATTGATGTAAAGCGTTGGTTGCATTTTAACCCCCGCGTTGTTGATAGAAATTTATCAGAATATACACTAGAGGATGAAAAAAGTTTGGTGATTATTTGTGATTTTTCAAGATGCACAATAGGATTGCAGGTAATGCAGGTAAAACATATCATTCAAAGAAGTTGGGAGAAGATACAAGCTGGAGTAGATCACGGATTAAAAGAAGATAGCAAGATTATTGCCACGACAAGATATGAAGATGATTCTTTGGTCCAAATACTAGATATTGAGAGGATGTTACAAGAAGCCTTTCCAGTGATATCAGATAAAAGCAATTTAGATTTAGATTCTTTGGGGGAGATTAAAAGTAATCAAGTTGTGTTGATTGCAGAAGATTCAAGAAGTGCTCTAAAGAGTCTAGAGGCTGTTATAAAAAAATTAGGATTAAAATATTTGAGTTTTCCTGATGGAAAGGAGCTTTTGATGTATCTTGAGCATCTTGATGATATTGGTAATATAGGAGCGATTGTTACGGATTTGGAAATGCCAAACTTATCAGGCTTTGAGCTATTAAAACAGATTAAAGCAAGTGATAAGATTAGGCATCTTCCTGTACTCATTAATTCTTCTATGCAAAATGAAGCAAATTTTGAAACTGCGATGAAGTTTGGTGCAGATGGATTTGTGGTAAAAACACAGCCAAAAGAAATTGAGAAAAATCTAAGAAAAATTTTAATCAAGGAGTAA
- the ligA gene encoding NAD-dependent DNA ligase LigA: MIADKETYKEKVKLLTKMAYHYYVLDDPIASDEEYDILYHQVKKYETIHPEEIIASSPTQRVGMPPLEDFEKNSHIQRMWSLDDVFNFEELQEWCQRIYKNYPDAVFTCSPKFDGASLNLFYNKGKLISATTRGDGITGELVTQNAKTIQSIPLEIPYLDAIEIRGEVVITKENFERINLERLNNNESVFANPRNAAAGSMRQLDSSIVAQRKLRFIPWGFGQHNPTSSSFFESMQKILSFGFYPIPFIKLCKDVTSIQAYYEEIMKMRQDYPMMLDGMVIMLDSFKQQSRLGFTIKSPRFACAYKFPAIEKVTKILSITQQVGRTGVITPVAELQPIEIEGAIITRATLHNYKEIQKKDIRILDDVIIIRSGDVIPKIIKPLYQNRNGQEQEIVAPTHCPICKEELLVEDIFIRCQNLLCEARVKESIVHFASKKALNIDGLGEKIVSQLFDAKIITNIIDLYSINYEDLLVLEGWKEKKAKNLLQAIAKTKNIQLWRLINALGIEHIGEGASKKIAQSFGLDCFKQDFDSIIALDGFGKEMTESFLEFGRVNQKLIGVLFDILTPVATTQNKNLQSFFSNKSIVLTGSLDQPRELIKELLENLGAKVVSAVSSKTHLLIYGKDAGSKLQKAKSLGITLLDEQEFYKKLQEEGIKSLI, from the coding sequence ATGATAGCAGATAAAGAAACCTATAAAGAAAAAGTTAAATTATTAACAAAGATGGCATATCACTACTATGTTTTAGATGACCCTATTGCAAGTGATGAAGAATATGATATTTTGTATCATCAAGTAAAAAAATATGAAACCATTCATCCTGAAGAAATCATAGCTTCCTCTCCTACACAAAGAGTAGGAATGCCTCCGCTTGAAGACTTTGAAAAAAATTCTCACATCCAAAGAATGTGGAGTCTAGATGATGTCTTTAATTTTGAAGAGTTGCAAGAGTGGTGCCAAAGAATCTATAAAAATTATCCCGATGCAGTTTTTACCTGTTCTCCAAAATTTGATGGCGCATCTTTGAATCTTTTTTACAATAAAGGAAAGCTAATAAGTGCTACAACAAGAGGAGATGGAATTACTGGTGAGCTTGTAACTCAAAATGCAAAAACCATCCAATCCATTCCTCTAGAAATCCCCTATCTAGATGCTATAGAGATTCGTGGAGAGGTTGTTATCACAAAAGAAAATTTTGAGAGAATAAATCTTGAGAGATTAAATAATAATGAAAGCGTCTTTGCAAATCCCAGAAATGCTGCAGCAGGAAGTATGAGACAGCTTGATAGCTCAATTGTTGCACAAAGAAAATTACGCTTTATTCCTTGGGGTTTTGGCCAGCACAATCCCACTTCTTCAAGCTTTTTTGAAAGTATGCAAAAAATTCTATCCTTTGGCTTTTATCCCATACCTTTTATCAAACTCTGCAAAGACGTCACTTCCATTCAAGCATATTATGAAGAGATTATGAAAATGCGTCAGGATTATCCGATGATGCTTGATGGTATGGTAATTATGCTAGATTCATTTAAACAACAAAGTAGGTTGGGTTTTACCATAAAATCCCCTAGATTTGCCTGTGCTTATAAATTTCCTGCGATTGAAAAAGTTACAAAAATACTCTCTATCACGCAACAAGTGGGAAGAACTGGGGTGATTACACCTGTAGCAGAATTACAACCTATAGAAATCGAGGGCGCTATTATCACAAGAGCTACTTTACATAACTATAAAGAGATACAAAAAAAGGATATCAGAATCTTGGATGATGTAATCATTATACGCAGTGGTGATGTGATCCCAAAAATTATCAAACCTCTTTATCAAAATAGAAATGGTCAAGAACAAGAGATTGTTGCACCAACCCATTGCCCTATTTGCAAAGAAGAGCTTTTAGTTGAAGATATTTTTATCCGTTGTCAAAATCTACTTTGTGAAGCAAGGGTAAAAGAGAGTATTGTTCATTTTGCTTCAAAAAAAGCTCTTAATATTGATGGGCTTGGAGAAAAAATTGTATCCCAACTTTTTGATGCAAAAATTATTACAAATATTATAGATCTCTATAGTATTAATTATGAAGATTTGCTTGTACTAGAGGGTTGGAAAGAAAAAAAGGCAAAAAACCTCTTACAAGCTATTGCAAAAACAAAAAATATCCAATTATGGCGCCTGATTAATGCCTTAGGAATTGAACATATTGGAGAAGGAGCAAGTAAAAAAATTGCTCAAAGCTTTGGGCTTGATTGTTTTAAACAGGATTTTGATAGTATCATAGCCCTAGATGGTTTTGGGAAAGAAATGACAGAATCATTTCTAGAATTTGGAAGAGTGAATCAAAAGCTTATTGGAGTGCTTTTTGATATCCTTACTCCAGTAGCAACCACTCAAAATAAAAATCTTCAAAGCTTTTTTAGCAACAAAAGCATTGTATTAACTGGTTCTCTTGATCAGCCTAGAGAATTGATTAAAGAATTATTAGAAAATCTTGGGGCAAAGGTAGTAAGCGCTGTAAGCTCAAAAACCCATTTACTAATTTATGGAAAAGATGCAGGAAGCAAGTTGCAAAAAGCAAAAAGTCTTGGAATTACTCTATTAGATGAGCAAGAATTTTATAAAAAATTACAAGAAGAGGGCATCAAGTCCTTGATATAA
- a CDS encoding NAD(P)H-dependent oxidoreductase, with protein MNAFIQSMQFAHACKVFDENKKIPKEDMEAILEAGRLSPSSFGLEHTRILLIKNQEVKEKIQPICWNQQQITTCSDLIILKSKVRDIKAPSKYIEDSMSKRGLDFRYMDRLQAFQEDYFKDQRDYEAWSMKQAYIVASSMVNCAAFMGIDSCYMEGFRREELENFLEIDRKIERIALVLAFGYRINDQKPKYRISLEEFVEIIQ; from the coding sequence ATGAATGCCTTTATTCAATCAATGCAGTTTGCACACGCTTGCAAAGTCTTTGATGAAAATAAAAAGATACCAAAAGAGGATATGGAGGCAATTTTAGAAGCAGGGAGACTTAGCCCTAGCTCTTTTGGTTTAGAACACACAAGAATCTTACTCATCAAAAATCAAGAGGTAAAAGAAAAAATACAACCCATTTGTTGGAATCAGCAACAAATTACTACTTGTAGCGACTTAATAATTTTAAAATCTAAAGTTAGAGATATTAAAGCACCTTCTAAATATATTGAAGATTCTATGTCTAAGAGAGGACTTGATTTTAGATATATGGATAGACTTCAGGCATTTCAGGAAGATTATTTTAAAGATCAAAGAGATTATGAAGCTTGGAGTATGAAACAAGCTTATATTGTTGCAAGTTCAATGGTCAATTGTGCTGCTTTTATGGGAATTGATTCTTGTTATATGGAAGGTTTTAGAAGAGAAGAACTTGAAAATTTTTTAGAGATTGATAGAAAAATAGAAAGAATTGCTTTAGTATTGGCTTTTGGATATCGGATAAATGATCAAAAGCCAAAGTATAGAATTTCTTTGGAAGAGTTTGTAGAAATTATTCAATAG
- the ppa gene encoding inorganic diphosphatase: MQLEKIEIGENPDKVNVVIEIPYMSNIKYELDKESGAVVVDRVMYSAMFYPANYGFVPNTLSADGDPADVLVLNEYPLQAGSVIKVRLIGVLIMEDESGMDEKLLAVPVSKIDPRYEGIQTLEDLPKITLDRIKNFFETYKMLEPNKWVKVKEYKGKEEARAILESAILAYSKN, from the coding sequence ATGCAATTAGAAAAAATTGAAATTGGTGAAAATCCTGATAAGGTAAATGTAGTAATTGAGATTCCATATATGTCAAACATCAAGTATGAGCTTGATAAGGAAAGCGGTGCTGTAGTAGTGGATCGTGTAATGTATAGTGCGATGTTTTATCCTGCAAATTATGGTTTTGTTCCAAATACTTTAAGTGCTGATGGAGATCCTGCAGATGTTTTGGTTTTAAATGAATATCCATTACAAGCAGGCAGTGTGATTAAGGTGCGATTGATTGGTGTGCTTATTATGGAAGATGAAAGCGGTATGGATGAGAAATTGCTCGCAGTGCCTGTAAGTAAGATTGATCCAAGATATGAGGGAATCCAAACATTAGAGGATCTTCCAAAAATTACTCTTGATCGTATCAAAAACTTTTTTGAGACATATAAAATGTTGGAGCCAAATAAATGGGTAAAGGTAAAAGAGTACAAAGGAAAGGAGGAGGCAAGAGCAATTTTAGAATCTGCTATTTTAGCTTATAGCAAGAACTAA
- the aspS gene encoding aspartate--tRNA ligase — protein sequence MLRTHLCAQLDEKNIGEDIRLAGWCNTYRDHGGVVFIDLRDKSGLIQLVCDPNSPSYEIASNVRDEYVLIVSGKVRARGEGLENPKLKTGKIEVVVEKLEIENTSKTPPISIGDESVGEDLKLKYRYLDLRAKKSFEIFKMRSDVCMVTRKTLDELGFTEVETPILTKATPEGARDYLVPSRVHDGEFFALPQSPQIFKQLLMISGFDSYYQIAKCFRDEDLRADRQPEFTQIDVEMSFCSQEDVMEVAEKLLQNIFALKNIHISTPFMRMPYMEAMEKYGSDKPDLRFDMPLIEVSDLMQDSSNEIFRTIALDTKANRFKALVVKNGDNFFSRKTLGEAEEFVRKFGAQGLAYIQMKEDGPKGPLVKFISEENFKVMIERLDAEIGDIIFFGAGAKKIVWDYMGRLRLKIAQDMGMIKPDVYKFLWVVDFPMFEENEGKISALHHPFTMPKDIDNADIEAIQSVAYDVVLNGIELGGGSMRIHKQEIQSKVFKLLGITEEEAKDKFGFLLEALSYGAPPHGGFAIGLDRLIMLLTQANSIRDVIVFPKTQKATCPLSGAPSSVSEEQLRELHIRLRNLK from the coding sequence TTGCTAAGAACACACTTATGTGCGCAATTAGATGAAAAAAATATTGGTGAAGATATTAGACTAGCGGGTTGGTGTAACACTTATAGGGATCATGGTGGAGTTGTATTTATTGATTTAAGAGATAAGAGTGGATTAATACAATTAGTATGTGATCCAAATTCTCCCTCTTATGAGATTGCTTCAAATGTTCGTGATGAATATGTATTAATTGTAAGTGGAAAGGTTAGGGCAAGAGGTGAGGGGCTAGAAAATCCAAAACTCAAAACAGGAAAAATTGAAGTAGTTGTAGAAAAGCTAGAAATTGAAAATACAAGCAAAACTCCTCCTATTTCTATTGGTGATGAAAGTGTGGGGGAGGATTTAAAGTTAAAGTATCGTTATTTGGACTTGAGGGCAAAAAAATCCTTTGAGATTTTTAAGATGAGGTCTGATGTATGTATGGTGACAAGAAAAACTCTTGATGAACTTGGATTTACAGAAGTAGAAACGCCTATTTTAACAAAAGCTACTCCAGAGGGGGCGAGGGATTATCTAGTTCCAAGTAGGGTTCATGATGGAGAATTCTTTGCTTTGCCACAGAGTCCTCAAATTTTTAAACAACTTTTGATGATAAGCGGATTTGATTCTTATTATCAGATTGCAAAATGTTTTAGGGATGAGGATCTAAGAGCTGATAGGCAACCAGAATTTACACAAATTGATGTAGAAATGAGTTTTTGTTCGCAAGAAGATGTAATGGAGGTTGCAGAGAAGCTTTTACAAAATATTTTTGCATTAAAAAATATACATATCTCAACTCCTTTTATGAGAATGCCTTATATGGAAGCGATGGAAAAGTATGGCTCTGATAAACCAGATTTAAGATTTGATATGCCTCTGATTGAAGTAAGTGACTTGATGCAAGATTCTAGCAATGAGATTTTTAGAACCATTGCTTTAGATACAAAGGCAAATCGTTTTAAGGCACTTGTTGTAAAAAATGGAGATAATTTTTTTAGTCGAAAAACATTAGGAGAGGCTGAAGAATTTGTAAGAAAGTTTGGAGCACAAGGTTTAGCCTATATCCAAATGAAAGAGGATGGACCTAAGGGACCATTGGTAAAATTTATTTCTGAAGAAAATTTCAAAGTTATGATTGAGAGATTGGATGCAGAGATTGGAGATATAATATTTTTTGGAGCAGGGGCTAAGAAGATTGTTTGGGATTATATGGGAAGATTACGCTTGAAGATAGCCCAAGATATGGGGATGATAAAGCCAGATGTCTATAAGTTTTTATGGGTTGTTGATTTCCCTATGTTTGAAGAGAATGAAGGAAAGATTTCTGCATTGCACCATCCTTTTACAATGCCAAAAGATATTGATAATGCAGATATTGAGGCCATTCAATCTGTAGCATATGATGTGGTATTAAATGGTATTGAGCTTGGCGGTGGAAGTATGAGAATCCATAAACAAGAGATTCAATCAAAAGTCTTTAAGCTTTTAGGAATTACAGAAGAAGAAGCAAAGGATAAATTTGGTTTCTTGCTTGAGGCACTAAGTTATGGTGCACCTCCTCATGGTGGGTTTGCAATTGGATTGGATCGCTTAATTATGTTACTTACTCAAGCAAATAGTATTAGGGATGTAATTGTATTTCCAAAGACACAGAAAGCAACTTGTCCATTAAGTGGTGCTCCAAGTAGTGTTAGTGAAGAGCAATTAAGAGAGTTGCATATTAGATTAAGAAATTTAAAGTAA
- a CDS encoding adenylate kinase: protein MKKLFLIIGAPGSGKTTDAQIIAQNCSDTIVHYSTGDLLRAESASGSERGKLIESFTSKGNLVPLDIVVETIVEAISNAPKDVILIDGYPRSVEQMQAFDEVLKNQDKVKLVNVIEVEVSEQIARDRVLGRARGADDNVEVFNNRMKVYLEPLEEIRQFFSKQGLLTKINGERSIEEIVGQMQAFIQSKI, encoded by the coding sequence ATGAAAAAATTATTTTTAATCATAGGGGCCCCAGGCAGCGGTAAAACAACAGATGCACAAATTATTGCACAAAATTGTAGTGATACTATTGTGCATTATTCTACAGGAGATTTATTGCGCGCAGAGAGTGCGAGTGGGAGTGAGAGAGGAAAGCTTATTGAGAGCTTTACCTCAAAGGGGAATCTTGTGCCTTTAGATATTGTTGTGGAAACGATTGTTGAGGCTATTTCCAATGCACCTAAGGATGTTATTTTAATTGATGGGTATCCTAGAAGTGTTGAACAAATGCAGGCTTTTGATGAGGTTTTAAAAAATCAAGATAAGGTAAAGCTTGTAAATGTTATTGAAGTAGAAGTGAGTGAGCAAATAGCTAGAGATAGAGTCCTTGGAAGAGCTAGAGGGGCTGATGATAATGTTGAGGTGTTTAATAATCGTATGAAGGTTTATTTAGAGCCTTTAGAAGAGATTCGACAATTTTTCTCTAAACAGGGACTTTTGACAAAAATTAATGGTGAAAGAAGCATTGAAGAAATTGTTGGCCAAATGCAAGCATTTATTCAATCAAAGATCTAA